DNA from Brassica napus cultivar Da-Ae chromosome C4, Da-Ae, whole genome shotgun sequence:
GAAGTGCGAAGAAGCATTTCCTCAACTCAAACATTATCTGACTACACCGCCTGTACTCGTCAAGCCGGATGTCGGGGACGTTCTATCTCTTTACGTCGCGGTATCCCCTGCAGCAGTCAGCAGTGTTCTAATAATGGAAGACCGCGGCGAGCAAAAATCAATCTTCTACACAAGCAGGCGTATGACAGGCCCAGTAACGTGATACCCAACTCTGGAGAAGATGGTGCTGGCCGTAGTGGAAGCGGCAAGAATGCTCCGCCCGTATTTTCAGTCACATTCGGTGGAGGTACTGACCGACCAGCCCCTCCGAACAATACTCCAGAACACCAACAGGTCCGGAAGACTAACGAAGTGTGCTATCGAACTCGGTGAGCTTGATATCACTTACAAGAACCGAACGGCAGCAAAGTCCCAGGTCCTTGTGGATTTCTTAGTTGAGCTGGCTCTGGAATTGGAGCAAGACCTCGCACTCCCGAACCCAAACTGAACCCTTCATGTTGATGGATCTTCAACCAACAAGGGCGCAAGGGCCGGGGTCCAGTTACAGTCCCCGACCGGAGAATAGATCAGACAGTCTTTTAGCTTCGGCTTCCCAGCGTCGAACAACGAGGCAGAATATGAATCTTTGATCGCCGGACTCCGCTTAGCCAAAGGTGTCAAGGCCAAACGTCTAAGCGCCTACTGCGACTCACAGCTGGTCGCCAGTCAGTTCAGTGGCGACTACGACGCCCGCAACGACCGAATGGATGCTTACCTCAAGATAGTCCAAGGGTTAGCAGCAGAGTTTGAATTCTTCGAACTCATCAAAGTCCTCAGAGGAGAGAACATCTGCGCCGACGCCCTTGCAGCCCTTGGCAGCAAGCTTCGAGATCAGGTTAAACGAACCATCCCAATACACCGAATTGAGAAGCCAAGTATTGACACCTCGACCGACCAAACGGTCACCATGGCCCCGATCACCGACCGTGGGAGTAGTCACGAGACCACCACGCCAGACATCGAAGGGTTCGACCCCGACTGGAGGACGAAGTTCATCGACTATCTTAGCAGGGGAGAACTCCCAGCTGAGAAATGGGCTGCACGTCGACTAAAAACACGCAGTGCCCATTACGTCGTCTTAGATGATGAACTCCATCGATGGACCGCGAGTAAAGTACTCCTCAAGTGCATTCAAGGCGACGAAACTGTAAGAGTTATGGCCGAAACACACGAGGGCGCCGGAGGCAACCATTCAAGCGGACGAGCCTTGGCAATCAAAGTAAGAGGCCTAGGCTTCTTCTGGCCGACGATGAACGCAGACTGCGAGTCCTACGCTAGACGTTGCGACAAATGCCAACGCCACGCACCAGGTATCCACTGCCCGACTGAAATGTTACGCACGACAACAACACCATATCCATTCATGCGATGGGCAATGGACATCATTGGACCGCTTCCCAGTTCCCGACAACGACGTTTTGTTCCAGTCCTCACTGACTACTTCACGAAGTGGATCGAGGCTGAAGCCTTTGCTTAAGTCACGGACAAAAAAGTCTGCGGCTTCGTATGGAAGAACATTATCTGCCACCACGGTCTACCTTATGAAATTGTTACTGATAACAGATCGCAGTTCATGTCAGGCAACTTCAAAGAATTCTGCAGCAAATGGGACATCCGATTAAGCCCTTCCACCCCTCGCTACCCGCAAGGAAATGGCCAAGCGGAATCCTCCAACAAGCTTATCATTGACGGCATCAAGAAACGTCTAGATCTGAAAAAAGGACATTGGGCCGATGAACTCGACGGAGTAATGTGGAGTCACCGCACAACACCAAGAGGTTCGACAAAATCAACACCTTTCTCCCTTGCATACGGTGTCGAGGCTATGGCCCCCGCAGAGGTCAACGTTAAAAGGCTCTGACGTTCGAAGATGCCCCAGTACATAGAAATCAACAAGGAGATGCTGCTCGACGCCCTCGACGAGATCGAAGAGCGAAGGGACCAAGCTCTGCTCCGGATCCAAAACTATCAGCATCAAATAGAGAGCTACTACAACAAAGAGTTCCGGACCAGACCCCTCGAACTCGGTGACCTCGTCATGCGCAAAGTGTTCGAGAACACTGAGGAACTCAACACCGGCAAACTCGGGGCAaggtgggaaggaccctacaAAATCGTCAAAGTCGTCAAACCAGGCGTCTACCGGCTTGAAACATTGCGCGGAGAAGAAGTGCCTCGAGCATGGAACTCAATCCACTTGCGACATTCCTACTCGTAGAGAGGTcgaatctcaaaaaaaaaaaaaaaaaaaaaaaccgagtagaTGCACCTCCGCGGTCACTTCCACTCAACCGAGTAAATGCGCTCCAAACAGCCACTTTTACTCGGGTAAAACGAACTACAAATTGCTTGATCCTCAACTGAGGAACGTAGACAGCCTTAACCAGTCCAGCTGCAACAACACCAAAGTCCAAACTTTGTTTCAGTCTCAATCGACTAACGAGTGATCGATGAACCCCGCTTGTCGTAAGACGGTCATCGCATCAAGTGATTCCCGTACCGCCAACAGGCGGTACGCGCGCGGACACTCACATCCCACTACTCagctatgtcctgatcagacatcTGGCTGAAGGACCCAACGGTCGTCAGTCACCTATGCTTCAAATGCATTGACCAACCAAAAAGAGCGAAATCTATACCATTTTTTTATACTGACGAGTAAAGGATTAGCTACCCAAAACTTGATTGTCATTTGAAAAATGGATAAAAGAACCTTTTCCTCTTAAATTCGGTCTCTCGTCTTTCGGAATTGAATAGCGTCTTTAGAAATTATCTCAACCGAAACGCGATCCATACAGATCAAACGATGCCCGAAACCTTTCCTCAACAAAGCGAGAAGGAAGAGGtagcggagagagagagagtaagatCGCTGTCTGACTGCGGATTCACATGAAGATTGGTAGCCTCAGCCTCATGAAGCTTCTCCTGTTCGACGAAGACATCTATCATCTCTTGCGGGATCTCTGTCCCACCGCCCTTTATCATCTCAAGGCATTTCCTCGTTCCCGAAGCTTGCCCGTATAAATTCTTTGCCTTTCCAAAGGCGTCTAGGCGAGTAAGGTAGTCGCGCACACGACCAAAGCAACGATTTGCCTTGTCGGTCAAAGCAGCCTGGACCCTTTCCCTCTCGCGAGCGACTTCCAAGCTCCGCGAATCGTTCATGCGTTGCCTCTCCTAGATTAATTTCTCCACCGCAGCATCCCTCTCTGCGAGGAGCTCGGCCTTCTCCTTCTCGAGTGCCGCAGTAGGTTGCTCCAAGCGACTCTTCTCTCGGGTAAGCTCTTTCTTTGAGGCCCTATCAGACTTAAGCTTGCCTTCAAGCTCCTCGAATTTTACTCGAAGAACTTCTTTCTCTTTAGCAGCGTTTTCATTGGCTTTCTTGTGCTCAGTCCTGACCCTCTCAATCGCCTTCAACCTCGCCTGAGAAAGCTTCTACGAGGCTCCCAATTGAACCATCGTCTGCTTTAGAGTGCTGTCGTACTTCTCGACGAGAAAGTTCACGCTCCCGTCACTCTGCAGAACAACGAGATAGAACTAATCAGAGTGACTCAAGCTACGTATTCGACAGAAGGATAAGAGAATAGCACATTACCCGCTTTCTCGCGAAGGCAACATCAATATACTCGTCCTTAAAGTAAAGGTCTTCTATCTGCGGCAGCTCCTTCGTCCCAGCGCGAATCTGACGCGTCAGTTCTGCGCACTGAAGGGGATTAAAGATTAAAGGGGTTTTCACGTCATAAGAAAACTGGACGCGTTCGGGGAACTCGATTCTCCCTCTCTTCGCGAGGGAACCTTCAGAACGAGAGCCTTTTCTCGCAGACGAATCAGGAGCAGACTTCTCGCTTGCAGCAGGCTCACTCCCAGAACCACTCCCTCGCGTTGAgacctttctcttcttctccgaaGGGGTTTCGGGAGAAACTCTACCTCTCATGGCGACATCGACGAGAGTCGCCTCAACAGCATAAGGACGTGGCTCCGCGTCAACAaacttcttctttgttttcttttttggacGATCCTCAGGCACCGCCTCGGCCGGGTCTGTCTCGACAAGATCCTCTGCAGCGCCTTCTCGTCCTCCTGCTGGCGCCTCGTCTTGATCGATAGAGGAAGTAGCCCCTTCGCGAGGCTCTTCCTTCCTCCCTTTTTCTTTCTCGCCTCCAAACCCTCAGAAGCTTCATCGAGAGAAGCGGTCTTTTTGAGAGGAGCCTCATCAGTTGCTTTCCTCTTTGctttcttgctcttcttcttctttctgggACTCGAAGCAGAAGGCTCTGCCCCAAAGCCCTCGTCGACTAAACTGGATGCTCTCTCCTTGGAAGCTCCACCACCTTCGGAAGCTCCACAGCCTTCGGAACTGGTCGATTCTGGCACATTAGCAGGAGTTGACTTCTTCGAAAGCAATTGCAGCTTCCCCTTCAATAAAGCGCTCAGGTCCGGAACTCCATCCATTTCTCTAGCTTCGTCTAGGAGCTTCTGTTGTTTCCGAGTAAAAAGGGACAGGCGCGACTTACGGGGTCTGAGAACACAAGGAAGCCTCGATTCCCAATCAACTACAGAAAGGAAGACCAAAACGTAAACTCGATACGAACatcaacaagtctttgcaaCTGATCCAAAGGAAACTCCCCGCGACAAACTTACCTCTGGCAATTCTGGCTTGTTGACGACGTATCCACTCTCGACTAAGGTCTGGCCAACGGAGGTGGCTATGCGTTCCGATCGCCTGCGCGCTTTCAAAGAATTTCTCCGGATATGCGATCGTATTCGGATGGCGAACTGCAAAAACAAAGTAGGCAAAGTCAGAATCAACGAAGAGAAAGCAAATCCAACGGATAATCTCTACCAAGTTCTTTATTCCATAGAATGCGGTAGTCGTCCGGGGGTTCTTCGAAAGCATGCTCGTCTGACTTGATATAAAAATACGAACGTTGCCAATCTTGCGTCTTGTTCGGATGACCGGTCAAGACGTTGTAGTTCGCACGCATCTTCACCGAGAAAATCCCGTTCGACTCAGCCTTCGTGAAAGTCAACTCCTCGAACACTCTCACACTCATCGAGATATCTATCTCCGCCGCCATAACCATCAACATAACGGTTATACGCAACGACCCGTTCAACAGATGAGAGATGGCGATGTCCCAATGAAACGTGTACGACGTCACCAACCGCGGGATTGGAAACCAAAGCTTCGTATGATCTCCAAAGTAGGACTCGTACACACATTGATATCCAACTGGAGGCGACCAAGGCCGTTGCTCGGTAGACGGGATGATGTATGTAACACAGGCGCCACCATTCTCCCTTAGCAAATCCTTCACAGTCTTGTGAGAGGAGCAAGAACAGAACACGTTCCCCCACAACTGAGCCCGCGGGTCACGCTGCAAGTCAGGCGGAAGCTGGGAAAGTTCCTCAAAGATCCCGCCGGGATGATAGATCGTGGGACAGCAATCTATCTGGTCGAAGCGAACCCTCCGATGAACTCGTCTCGAAGGTCTTGGAGCTCGACTCGATGCTTCAGAACCACTCCGCTCAGAACCTATCGAGGCATCACTTTGGTCCTTCCCGCTGTTCCTACTACCGCTCGTGCCACTGTCACCACTGGCTTCCATGCGACCAGCGGCTTCCTTGCGCGTTTTCCTGTGGGAATCGGCGACTAAAAGGCGCTGAGATAAACTCATATTTTCTGTATCCCGCAGAGCGTCTCGATGTATCAAATCGAACTCATCCAGCGGACTACCACTCGCCGGACTCGGAGAGGTAACAACGTCCTTCCCCTTCCCCTCGCGTGACAAGCGACTCTTCGAAGGCATGATTCACGGTCTGGGGACGACTAAACCGACAAACCAAGCGGACAAGCTAACTCGCCAAATGAcgtatctagagagagaaaataaaagtagagagaagggagagaaagcGGAATACATGAGTCTGCAGAGAAGAATGACGAAAGCGAAAGGGAAGGACCTATTTATAGCAAAGACGAAGGCACACTTCCCAAACGCAATCATTAGGTCTAGAAGAGCCTAAATGGGCCTCAAGGACCGCCTACATATCCAGAAACCTACTCGCGACGGTTCGATTTCTCGCTTAAACCGGTTTCCGGTTGAACAGTCAAACCAAAATCAATCTCTGATTTTGACCTAAACTGGTTCTTGCCCAAACCGATATCCGGCTAAATAGCGAAACCGGTTCAACCATTTCACGGTTCGCGAGTAACCTGCCGCCCGACTAAAGCTTGCCTCCCATCACGAAGACAACAAGAATGGGGTAGGCGAGTCATGATGAACTTTACTCGAGCGACTAAATGCGTCCAACAATGGCCAGAGAGACAAGAGGAAGACGGACTAACAGTGAAGTGCCCCTCACGCTAGAACCTGTCATCCGAACGAACCTGACCCACAAATTCACTGAGACCGTTACACTGCTCACAAGTGAACTGGGGGGacttattgtaggagatggattacatccctccacaaaGCCTATCGAATAACAAGGTCTAGCCCAACAAGCTGTAAACTTACTCGGCTCGGCGAGTAAGGTTGTCAGCTCGGTCCTAGAGTGCTTTTAGCCGACGACCGAGCCGACCAAAATCATCCGGCTCGGAGGAACTCCACCAAGGTCCGTATATTCGGCCTTCTGAAGTTAAGGCCCAAAAGGGGACCGGATTTAGGGCACACAAGGACGGAAAGTCTATAAAGGGAGAGGAGGCAACAACAAGAGAGGGATCGACACTTTTACACACACACTGAGcggttagatttagggttttagtctCTCTTTACTCCTAATCGTTCTGTACCTTTTCCGGTTTGCTCTGCGAGCTCCGACTTGTTTCCTTGATCTCCTGTCACTCTTGTACCTCCTTTTGATCAGATCTAATAAAACGTATTTAGTCATCCCATTTTCGAGTTCTTTCAACCTAGTCGACTGAATCCCGTACAAACAGGAAGCTAGAGAAAGCATTGGTGATCTTGGAGAATATGCAAAAGAGTGGAATGGATCTTGATATTTATACCTATAATATCATCATTCGCGGCATGTGCAAGGCTGGTGTGATTGAAGACGCGCATGATTTGTTTTGTAGACTCAGCCTCAAAGGAGTGAAACCTGACGTTGTAGCATACAATACAATGATCTCTGGCTTGTGTAATAACAGGTTAAAGCATGAAGCATGCGCCTTGTTCAGCAAAATGAAACAAGACGGACCTCTCCCAGATGATCTTACGTATAATGCGCTAATAAGGGCACATCTTGAAGATGGTGACAAAGCTGCATCAGCTGAATTCATCAAGGAAATGAGGAGCCGCGGGTTTGCTGGAGATGCTTCAACCTCTGGTTTGGTCACCTACTATGTTGCATGATGGGAGATTTGAGAAAAGCTTTCTCGACATgcttttttaaacattttatccTTGGTAGAATTGTCGAGCAACGAAAGAAAGCATCTTAAAACTAGTTTATCcaggagagaagaggagtggTAGAGCAATTCTCTTCCCTTTAAAGTATCTGTGAggtaaatcaaattatttaaattctgatgtTACATTTTGTGTATTGGTGGAACGTTGTCTTTGTATTTAAAGTATTTGTGATGAACTCTCCGAGAAGATCTCAGACTTGGTTTGGTCGTATGATTATTGTTTTACTTTAATTTTGGTTCTTAGCCAGACTTCTTTTGGCAAGTTTTATTTTCAGTGATTGTTTTAGTCAGATTTATAGTTCTATGGCTCGATTGGATAAATTTATTAGAACTTGGTTGCTTGCTCTGCCATGTTTGTGGTATGTTTGAATAATGATACAGTGGTAGCGTATCTTAGATTCAAGACATTACGTTTTTGAGGTTCAGTCTAATATCTTGTcctgaagaagctggagattaTGCCTAACCCATTGGAACTTGGTTGCTTGCTTGGTCCGGTCTCTGGTATGTTTGGGTAACCAGTCAGTGGTATACGTTCTTTGTCTAAAGGTCACAATCCTCATTTTATTCGGTTTAACAGTCCACccgggaaaataaaataaaataaaatatagtacGCTTCTTTGTTTTCGCTAATGAAATGTTAACCAGGAACTCTGTTTTTAACCAATTTATTTATGAAACAACAAAAGAACAGAATCATTGGATTAGGCAAGGCGGGTAACTGCAGCATGTATAGCATCAGCGAGTTGAGGCACTGTCTTTGAACTTAGACTTGCAATGCTTATCCTCCTGCAATACACAAtccttatttaatataatactcATTTTTCAGGCACTTAATAATGTCAGTAAATGGAAAATAAGATTACATTCATTGGAAGTTACAAACAAATGAGCGAAACTCTTGTCTACTAAGTTGCAGAGGAGTAAGTTGAATGTTATTATTCACTTGTTCTATTTTTCTAAACAACTATCTTACCTCATGtagttaagaaaaataaatgacaCTTGTGTATGTACTAATAAGCATAATATGGTCTcaattgtttgttttcttttgctgTTAAGTCTGTTATGTTTATAACAAGTTTATAGTTCTTCAAATACAAATTGTTAGCTTGCGTCTGTACTTGGAAAAACTATgtttttatctaataaaaatgtgaaatattttataaatttgaatttacttgatttttttttctcttgatcTAATAATTATCTGTGATATAAACATTTGAAGAGAAGAATCATATCACTTACCCATCATAAGTAATATAAATGTGATATTCTTTGGCCATCCAACGAACTTGCTTCTCATTCAGTCCTGTAAAAGAAAACATCCCAATCTGTTTGATAATGTGACTCCAATCACCGGGTGTACCTGCAGAAACAAAATGGTACAAATTAGAACTTATGAATGATTTAAATTAACGAAAATTATGAGGAAAGACAAAAAGCATTAAACCAAACCTCTAGCTTGTATAGCTTCATATAACTGTTGGCGCATGCTTATGATGCGGTCAGCCATGCCTTTCAGCTCGATAGTCCAGTCCTTGTACATATCACTGCCAATGTGTATGCACACACGGAATTttgaacataattaaaaatcattaatatttaataagcATTTCACAGGACAAGAAGAATTCTCATTAGTCCTGCATATATATAGGTATAACAACTACCTGTTTTTAAGAATTGTGGTAACAATGGATGCTCCATGAATTGGTGGGCTAAGATACATAGGTCTAACAACAAGTAACACTTGACTGTGAATTTTCCTAGCCACATCTTGTGAGGTGCATACCTTCACATTAGACCCACAAAGATTATATTTACAGTTTctgaaataatttaattatatagacAAGATCTACGTTTGCATGTGAAAGTGAGAAGTTTTGTTGCTTACAATGGTAAGAGCACCAATACGCTCACCATAAAGACCCATGTTTTTGGCAAAACTTTGAGCTATCAAACATTCACCTCCATCAGCAACAAACATACGCACCGATTGTGCATCTGAGTCAAGGTTCCCACTAGCAAAACCCTGACAATTAAGATTAAAAAAGAGGCATGTTGCTTTTCATTATTGAAACTAATCTCTAATATTACCGGATGAACccaaatatttttgtatgaaTATGTCATATCTGTGTGAGCATGTGTTCGTTTTTATGAACTGACAATCGTGATAATACTTAACGAAAGTTATACATTACAACAGAGTGTTTCATTTGTTTGTATAACACACCACAAAGCAAAGGTTGTACATCTTACCTGATATGCATTATCAAAGAAGGGTAATAAACCTTTAGACCTCACAATTTGTCGAATCTTTTCCCATTGTTCCAGTGTTGGGTCAATTCCTGTGGGGTTATGCGCACAAGATTGCAATACCACAATAGCTCCAGGCGGTGCAGCACCAAGATCCTCGAGCATGcctatttttaaaacaaagtaTTTACTTAAAGTTATGATTGGTAAGAACAATAAACCTAATCTGTATGGACGTCAACAAAATCAACCTTCGAAGTCGAGTCCTCGGGTTTGCGGATCATAGTAACGGAAATACTCTACACTTAAACCCGCCAATGTGAAAATAAAGGGATGGTTCCCCCAAGTTGGATTTGGAACGAAAACGACTCGCTGAAAGCAATGATAAACGCAATTATGATGATGAAAATATTACAAGAATTCCTGATAAAATATGTTACAATTCACATAGAAATTTTTTCAAGAATAAAAATTGTCGCAAATTTTGTTAAGGTTTTTACATTTCCTTCTGAAATGTTCGTTTACCAAATTCTTATGGCCATTAACAAAACTAAATAAGCTAGTGAGGAACATTTACTTGTTGGTGGTGTTTTGCTAGAAACTCAGCTCCGACTCTCAAAGAACCAGTACCAGACAAACACTGGATAGTAACAACTCTATTCTCATCCACTGCATGACTGcccaaaaaatgaaaagaatctTTATAGCAAAATGAAAATAACCTAAAGGATTTAGAGAAGttgaaaaaaacaatcaaacctCGGATTAAACATTTAATCACTTGAGGGAAATAATAGTATCTAATATATTACCTATCATCACCTAAGATCAGCTTGGCGCTCAATTTGTTAAAATCAGCAAGTCCATCAATTGAGAGATAACCCTTGTCACAAGATCTTGAggcaaaaacaaaccaaaacaaaatcataaactttttttttttttttgaaaatggctAATCAGTTACTATCTGAAAGTTATAGGggaaattttaactttatagGCTTTGATTGTTTGTTTACAAATGTGTTCACAAATGAACCCACAGTCATAACATTTTAACTGAAATGTTAATTGTAcagaaaacacacacaaaaattactttatgaaaaatgtaaaattaaatatctttaaaacgtcaatttttttttccctgAAACAATCCAAGTCTTTCTATATTACTAATGAGTATCTAACTTACAGGTCATTCGCTAACTGTTGCTCTGCTTTTCTCACCACCTCAAGAACAAGAGGCTTTCCCTCCTTtagacaataaaataaatataataacccCAGTGAGGACTAATACAATAACTCTAACATAGAGACTGTGAAGATCCATAAAACTTAGACAAAAAAGGAACCAAAGTTACCTCGGTTCGATAGGCACCCGCACTCAAATTCAACTTAACTGGACAAGGATCATCCCTACAGGCAAAAATAACCTGTTTTGTGACCATACAAAGAAGATTAAAAGCCTGCAATAAGAAATGATCTACTCTTTCATAAAATGGCAGAATGGATCCAATAATAAAAAAGTAAGATGGATGTAGATCCTTAAACTGAAATATATGTACATACACTGAGAAAAGGATCTTCCGGAGCAGGAAGGACGTTTGACAAGATGGAACTCATCACAAAATGACTAATCAATCGATAGTGAATTTGGAAGAAAAGGTTGTAGAGTCCTCAATTATTTAAGCATGATTAGGCTCACCAACCAAGAGAATCCAATTTTCTATAAAACTGTACTTTTTATAATGGCTAAAATccaatttaaattaaaattttaaatcatttacTATATAAATTGTTCCTTTATAAGTGCTGATTATTTTGTCctgatatctatatatatatatatatatacatatatgattagtttttttttcgtaacgctgatttattatgatattacaattatgatatgagaAAGGTTATATAGACGATTCGataaccgacaatactacatgTCTTACGAAGACGTACGcttaactgcatcacctgagccgtcttATGAAAATTCACACCTggccagatttacttgcaccatgttgaagatcccttgtaatttttttttccgtagtctgcataattgtttaataaatcgctcTCTCCGGAACTATTAACATATGATTAGTTCTGAATAGAgatattaacatatgtttttgttataaagTGGGGCCATTTGCATTAATATCTCCATTCACAACTTTAACGTGCaaccaaaaaataatactaataaaCAAGTAATTAGTTTGCATGTTGAAGAAAAACTGCTTTTTAAAAACTCTGATCAGCGATACAAATTACAACAAATGGTTAGAAACGTTTTATCTGCCACTTTTGCATTGTAGTTCTAAATTGTTTAttgatgtttatttttaattaaaaaattacttataatTGTTGAGTAACGCTTAATTTATTACCGCTTCTATTCTTAAATCTACGGTTTCTAGAAACTCTCAACTTTAACGTATGctttttaattgttttctttgtcGGTCGCTTCCAGCTCTCTGTTTGTAGTGAGTTTTTTCTCTTACTTGTCTAGAATCTAGGTTGAGGTTTCATGGATGATGGATGTTCTCATGTTCATATTAATTTTACTTTAAATCTTTACAACACTCTACACTTAGAAAGTGAGTGCTCATCTAATTTCAATACAACGAAACCAACGGCTCTAATATAGATTTTCTCTAAGCATTATTCATTGGACGTGTTGGTTTTATTACAAAACTGTATACAGATTTCAACAGCGTGTGGCTAAACCGGGCATTTGATCTAGTCAAAATTCTATACGAGACAAAACCAACCAAGATGAAGCAAACGGTCTACAGACTGGTATATCTTTCTCAAAGATGGGATTGGATTCAAAGAAATTAGCCGGTTTAAGCTCAAAGCTAGCAGCTACCGTTGGCATAACCGGATAATCTTCTTGGCAAGGTATGTGATGGAATCCCAGTACGTGCCGGTCCGGATTCCTCGGGCGCCTAAAGCGGACTAAAAATATGTTGCCCCTtaactataaataaattttactctattttaaacatatttataatcaaaataatatcatatttcatatactattaaatttaagattttttaaaaagtacaaaacatcaaaaaactATTTGCAGCTCATTTTATATGTTGTTTtccttcatatttgaagttctCGTGGTTGATTGATTTCTAATACTACTATAATAGCATTTTCTACaaatacaaagaaacaaaagaacaaaatatataatctattgATAGAgcaaaacatataataaaatacgCTAACATCAACttcacaaattattatttttcatagattttcaaaatatttaaacccTATGATAGTTTTAATTTGTtgaattttataagtttttaacaaaactacaaaaactctttttaaaaagaaagtaagaaatttgaaaaaaaatgtacCTGAAACTTCCATGAAGCTATTTTGGCAAAAACAACTAATATACAGTGGAACATGACCAACTGATAGCTctaattaattgttataatATTTGTTATTCAAACAACAATTGTagcaaaatagaaataaatgaaaagaaaggtGGGGAAGATAAATCAttctttaacaaaacaaaagaaacaattaaGTAGTTGTTATAATTAATGCgcataaataaaagtaagtTGGAACATGTAACCGTAGTTTCGAACCCCTAACCATTATAA
Protein-coding regions in this window:
- the LOC106446623 gene encoding aspartate aminotransferase, cytoplasmic isozyme 2 isoform X4 yields the protein MSSILSNVLPAPEDPFLSVIFACRDDPCPVKLNLSAGAYRTEEGKPLVLEVVRKAEQQLANDLHAVDENRVVTIQCLSGTGSLRVGAEFLAKHHQQRVVFVPNPTWGNHPFIFTLAGLSVEYFRYYDPQTRGLDFEGMLEDLGAAPPGAIVVLQSCAHNPTGIDPTLEQWEKIRQIVRSKGLLPFFDNAYQGFASGNLDSDAQSVRMFVADGGECLIAQSFAKNMGLYGERIGALTIVCTSQDVARKIHSQVLLVVRPMYLSPPIHGASIVTTILKNSDMYKDWTIELKGMADRIISMRQQLYEAIQARGTPGDWSHIIKQIGMFSFTGLNEKQVRWMAKEYHIYITYDGRISIASLSSKTVPQLADAIHAAVTRLA
- the LOC106446623 gene encoding aspartate aminotransferase, cytoplasmic isozyme 2 isoform X3; translation: MSSILSNVLPAPEDPFLSAFNLLCMVTKQVIFACRDDPCPVKLNLSAGAYRTEEGKPLVLEVVRKAEQQLANDLHAVDENRVVTIQCLSGTGSLRVGAEFLAKHHQQRVVFVPNPTWGNHPFIFTLAGLSVEYFRYYDPQTRGLDFEGMLEDLGAAPPGAIVVLQSCAHNPTGIDPTLEQWEKIRQIVRSKGLLPFFDNAYQGFASGNLDSDAQSVRMFVADGGECLIAQSFAKNMGLYGERIGALTIVCTSQDVARKIHSQVLLVVRPMYLSPPIHGASIVTTILKNSDMYKDWTIELKGMADRIISMRQQLYEAIQARGTPGDWSHIIKQIGMFSFTGLNEKQVRWMAKEYHIYITYDGRISIASLSSKTVPQLADAIHAAVTRLA
- the LOC106448594 gene encoding pentatricopeptide repeat-containing protein At1g63080, mitochondrial-like: MCKAGVIEDAHDLFCRLSLKGVKPDVVAYNTMISGLCNNRLKHEACALFSKMKQDGPLPDDLTYNALIRAHLEDGDKAASAEFIKEMRSRGFAGDASTSGLVTYYVA
- the LOC106446623 gene encoding aspartate aminotransferase, cytoplasmic isozyme 2 isoform X1; translated protein: MSSILSNVLPAPEDPFLSAFNLLCMVTKQVIFACRDDPCPVKLNLSAGAYRTEEGKPLVLEVVRKAEQQLANDLSCDKGYLSIDGLADFNKLSAKLILGDDSHAVDENRVVTIQCLSGTGSLRVGAEFLAKHHQQRVVFVPNPTWGNHPFIFTLAGLSVEYFRYYDPQTRGLDFEGMLEDLGAAPPGAIVVLQSCAHNPTGIDPTLEQWEKIRQIVRSKGLLPFFDNAYQGFASGNLDSDAQSVRMFVADGGECLIAQSFAKNMGLYGERIGALTIVCTSQDVARKIHSQVLLVVRPMYLSPPIHGASIVTTILKNSDMYKDWTIELKGMADRIISMRQQLYEAIQARGTPGDWSHIIKQIGMFSFTGLNEKQVRWMAKEYHIYITYDGRISIASLSSKTVPQLADAIHAAVTRLA
- the LOC106446623 gene encoding aspartate aminotransferase, cytoplasmic isozyme 2 isoform X2, whose translation is MSSILSNVLPAPEDPFLSVIFACRDDPCPVKLNLSAGAYRTEEGKPLVLEVVRKAEQQLANDLSCDKGYLSIDGLADFNKLSAKLILGDDSHAVDENRVVTIQCLSGTGSLRVGAEFLAKHHQQRVVFVPNPTWGNHPFIFTLAGLSVEYFRYYDPQTRGLDFEGMLEDLGAAPPGAIVVLQSCAHNPTGIDPTLEQWEKIRQIVRSKGLLPFFDNAYQGFASGNLDSDAQSVRMFVADGGECLIAQSFAKNMGLYGERIGALTIVCTSQDVARKIHSQVLLVVRPMYLSPPIHGASIVTTILKNSDMYKDWTIELKGMADRIISMRQQLYEAIQARGTPGDWSHIIKQIGMFSFTGLNEKQVRWMAKEYHIYITYDGRISIASLSSKTVPQLADAIHAAVTRLA